Part of the Desulfatiglans sp. genome, AGTTATGCAATTTATATAAAAAAGATCCTGATAAATTTGGGATACTTGTTTCATCTACAGTCAGTATGGATTGGAATATTCTTGTTTTAGTAGGTATAGCCTATTTTGAATCAGGAAATAGGAAAAAGGCTGATAAAGCTTTTGACAAGGCAATTATAAAATCAAAAAAACAATTTCCTGTATTAAGGGCAATAGGTATCTATTTTTATATTAAAGGAGAACTCCAAAAGGCAAAAAAGTATCTTGAGAAAGCCCTGAATCTTAACCCTAATGATTCAACAATCTCTGACATGCTGAATAAAATAAAACCCGTTAAATCATCAGGCAATACTATCAGTTGCTGCATGATAGTAAAAAATGAAGAAAAATATCTGGACAAATGTCTGGCAAGTGTAAAGGGATATGTGGACGAATTGATTATAGTGGATACAGGATCAACAGACAGCACAGTTGATATAGCCAAAAAATATACAGACAAGGTATATTTTCATCCCTGGGAGAATAGTTTCAGCAAGGCCAGAAATCAGGCTCTCAGCTATGCAACCTGTGACTGGGTATTTCAGATAGATGGTGATGAAGAATTAATGGAAGGTAGCGGTGAACTGCTCCGAAAAACAGTCCGGGAAACATATAGCGAAGATGTAATTAATGTTAAATTACTTTGCAGTTATGCAAATGGCGCAAAAAAATCCATGCACTACTTTGAACGACTCTTCAGGAATAATGGTATTATTCATTATGAAGGGCGTGTGCATAACCGGATAGTAGGATATAAAAACCCGGGATACTCCCGTATTGAGTTATGGCATTATGGATATGATGTTGATGAAGATAAAGCCCAAGAAAAATTTGAGAGAACGACTGTATTATTAAAAAAAGATATTGAAGAAGATCCTGATAATCCCCTTCCTCATCACTATATAAGTAGTTCATACCTCGCCAGGGGAATGTTTGAAGAGGCATTGAAAGAAGCAGAGCTGGCTATTCAGCTTGCTGACAGATTAGGAAATACAAATAGCATATACGGATGGACTTATTTTAACGCTTCCATGTCTTTGTTTAAATTGGGAGATTTTAATAGGGCAAAAGAGTTTTCTTTAAATGCTTTGGAAAAATATCATGACCACCTTGATTCCTATTATATGCTCACAATTATCGCAGGAGAAAATTCCGAATGGGAAGATGTTTGCAAATATGGAGAAAGCTATATCCGGGTCTGGAGAGGACTTAATGATAATCCTGAAAATTCCAGGATGATGATAAACAATACAATTAGTGAAGCTGCTGCAATTTATATCTTGATAGGACACGCCCTTCATGCTGGAAAAGACTATAATAAAATGGATGAATACTATCAAAAAAGTTATGAAGCGGATAAAGAAAAATGGCAGTCCTCTTGGAATATTGGGGTATTTCATCTCGATAAATCTCTTGACATGGAAATAGCCGGTCGTTTTTTAAAACAGGCTGTTGAAGAAGCACCTAATGAATATAAAGCCTGGTACATGTTGGCAAAATACTACAATAAAATCGGTTTAAAAGATGACGAAATCGAAGCGCTCGAAAAGGTCATCGAATTAGGCACTGAAGAATATTTTATTTTTAACAGGCTTTTTGCTTTATATGTTGATAAAGAATTGAATGGTAAGGCATTCTCACTGCTGGAATCTATTAAGGTCCCTGATTTATCTTTTTATCCATATCTTCTGAAACTCGGGAATAGTTATATGAG contains:
- a CDS encoding tetratricopeptide repeat protein, giving the protein LCNLYKKDPDKFGILVSSTVSMDWNILVLVGIAYFESGNRKKADKAFDKAIIKSKKQFPVLRAIGIYFYIKGELQKAKKYLEKALNLNPNDSTISDMLNKIKPVKSSGNTISCCMIVKNEEKYLDKCLASVKGYVDELIIVDTGSTDSTVDIAKKYTDKVYFHPWENSFSKARNQALSYATCDWVFQIDGDEELMEGSGELLRKTVRETYSEDVINVKLLCSYANGAKKSMHYFERLFRNNGIIHYEGRVHNRIVGYKNPGYSRIELWHYGYDVDEDKAQEKFERTTVLLKKDIEEDPDNPLPHHYISSSYLARGMFEEALKEAELAIQLADRLGNTNSIYGWTYFNASMSLFKLGDFNRAKEFSLNALEKYHDHLDSYYMLTIIAGENSEWEDVCKYGESYIRVWRGLNDNPENSRMMINNTISEAAAIYILIGHALHAGKDYNKMDEYYQKSYEADKEKWQSSWNIGVFHLDKSLDMEIAGRFLKQAVEEAPNEYKAWYMLAKYYNKIGLKDDEIEALEKVIELGTEEYFIFNRLFALYVDKELNGKAFSLLESIKVPDLSFYPYLLKLGNSYMSKGFLENAFKCYMKAAELNPNRPEAWSILSEITYSLGNFKDSQVFLEKALILKKDDITNLLIMCELKLKSGDIESHVNYLDKVLNYLDIKTKRTISGFADLKNLFIEIGNSPNLIVTDYLKIKSIINELDSYMNRIT